A segment of the Bdellovibrio bacteriovorus genome:
TTACTTCACGACATGCCTGCATGATGTGGGAATCTGCGGTGAATCTGTGATATTGATCGTGCTGAACATAGCCCACCAGACGGCGGACCTCTGGCACCAGCTTGTCGATCAGGCGTGAACGAAACACGCTGACCAGGAACTCGTCGGATTCCTTTACGTCCAGGACTTCATCCAAAGCTTTACCGCGGCGTTTGGCCATGGTTTTCACCAGCTTATCAGGGATGAGTGAATCCAGATTCTCGCGGACTTTCTTTTGCACCAGAACGCGCGAACTCTTATGTAACGCAGCTAAAAAATCCTCGAACTTTTTAAAAGTGCCACTTTCAATTTTGCGCAGATCTTTTTCCGAGGCCTCAGCAACCTCGACGATCCAGTCTGAATAGAAGCTCACACGGGAAAGGCCTCTTTGCAGGCTGCGCATGAAATCCTTGTGCGACTTAAAGCCCATCCATTTCCCCAGATCAAACTGCACCGCGCTTGAAAGGATGTCGCTATGACCATCCAGATGAAGCTTCTGGCGCAAGCTTAGGAAGTAACTGCGATAGTACTGCAGCACATTCAGGGCGTGACCGGGGTTGTTGAATTTCTCGGCGAACAGCTCATAGATCTGCAGGCCCTGCTCCAGATCCCTCAGCCCCCCGGGGCCGAATTTAATATTGGGCTCCAGATAGTTGGTGATGGAGTCAAAACGCTTCTCGCGATTCTTGCGTTCGTCTTTGACAGCTTTCAGCAGAATGCGACGGAAGTGCTTTTTACGGGCCCAGATGTTCTTTTGCTGTTCAAACAGCTTACGGGCCCCTTCGGCGGTCAGTGGTTTAGCTTTTAAAAGCGCCAGAATGTCGAAGGCTTCAACCCCTTCGGTCCAGTCTTCCATGTTCAGGGGCATGCGATAGCGAAGCTTTAAACCGCGCTCATGCAAATGATCAGTGAAGGCTTTGACTTGCGCTTCATCGCCACAAAAAAGGATGTCGATATCGGATTTGGGACTCAATTCACCGCGGGCCCAGGACCCCAGCATGATGGGATGAGTGTCGCGCCACTGTGGATTTTCTTTCAGGATTTCTTCTAATTTGGTGCCCAGCCAGTGGGAAAGACTTTCCGAGGAAAAACAAAACACCTGGCGCACATCCCCGTCCGGTGTCATCAGAGGGGGAGTCAGGATTTCCTGCGCCTGTTGAAACTGCTCGGCTGTCAAAAACGTCTTGTGGGCCATAAAGTCCTCTGACTTTAAAGGATCACCGAATTTGCCAGCCGACTCAAGTC
Coding sequences within it:
- a CDS encoding ACT domain-containing protein produces the protein MAHKTFLTAEQFQQAQEILTPPLMTPDGDVRQVFCFSSESLSHWLGTKLEEILKENPQWRDTHPIMLGSWARGELSPKSDIDILFCGDEAQVKAFTDHLHERGLKLRYRMPLNMEDWTEGVEAFDILALLKAKPLTAEGARKLFEQQKNIWARKKHFRRILLKAVKDERKNREKRFDSITNYLEPNIKFGPGGLRDLEQGLQIYELFAEKFNNPGHALNVLQYYRSYFLSLRQKLHLDGHSDILSSAVQFDLGKWMGFKSHKDFMRSLQRGLSRVSFYSDWIVEVAEASEKDLRKIESGTFKKFEDFLAALHKSSRVLVQKKVRENLDSLIPDKLVKTMAKRRGKALDEVLDVKESDEFLVSVFRSRLIDKLVPEVRRLVGYVQHDQYHRFTADSHIMQACREVKRIYKKPSELGPLKFISKDLTKEDWKILTWSCLYHDLAKGLESAEHHSDLGVMIVERDFRSYGFSKAFTDEVKWMVQNHLELSQAAFRKNPKDPKVWQELREKGISEARLLRLALFTAIDIRATNPEAWNDWKAKLLKDLVLNLQSKRAQNYFDFESLKKRKKLNLSAEVVEELGLQLLESVSLTDLVDDLKKAETSEVSLKPRMLKTRKGELWIRFHDKKDRRGLLSDYVGQLYSLGLGIRHASIHTLPKVGVYDWFQVTSSRNLAALAKMIENASVQSKPVPAVKFDTIQIVSADDKEWVVSFKGADQPGLLASAAKALSDAGMSIRSARVHTWGRQVDDIFVVKPSGDAQELVKTLSERLGS